The proteins below are encoded in one region of Leishmania major strain Friedlin complete genome, chromosome 7:
- a CDS encoding putative phosphatidylglycerophosphate synthase: MPALLVYLIILAIAAGVTFALFGEVGEADVAPADALALFAAATPTASGATSCSLEAAAETTAGADDCGARKSHAAPGDASGIEHIKSLLMKCGVPPQQQEMISFLGRHCCVLPVKSHTVRVLNRPADFYEELKARVMAAQRSITLSALYIGDGPLSRAFVACLEERVRWAAAGGRPFSITILLDYNRMQDRKNLVSLKTLMELAQQTASTASLPVDAAIVGASASSPTTHSPSTLGSSSIVADGERDAEEDEVVRGNSSDDASSATTTTAAAASTGVRVRLFLYQNPSKWNRLFAPFGRAKEVLGVQHTKVFVFDQRHTILTGANLSDDYFATRMDRYMIVKDNALVARWFTQLVRTANRMSHPVVCRKEFAEQLIGGGDTCASRTPNKRGALGHSSSAASPSSCMAAATANGSAPEPLQSPLRWVVEKVSRAVSPPLTSLVSQREGSPTLHRKSNLVILANALQMDPSVDTEAFCARANALLHDFAAWARRLCAVATVDWSCYDTFLFPTVQAGRAGVYHDSVIVKQLLRLSTAEDHIFLASPYLNMHASFVDEVLHGTSYVDCITASVQTNGWNGHNGVAGRIPLFYLQLERSFYYLMKAYSCLRRVHIREFSVKGLTFHAKGLWFMGRRCCPAAAAAASPPGKDDEGDARQHHDGHGADAAAADPCPLESISAPYLVAYGSTNYGYRSVHKDVEAEAFLLTTNDALRETLRQELLFLLQQSVPVTEAQFVGTAMGRFQPVISLLAHLGHDFL; this comes from the coding sequence ATGCCTGCACTGCTCGTGTACCTCATCAtcctcgccatcgccgccggcgtcacGTTCGCGCTCTTTGGCGAGGTCGGAGAGGCGGAcgtggcgccggcggacgcgctggcgctgttTGCTGCGGCGACCCCCAcggccagcggcgccacgtCTTGCTCGCTCGAGGCGGCTGCTGAGACGACGGCCGGTGCTGACGACTGTGGTGCTCGCAAGAGCCACGCCGCGCCGGGAGATGCGAGCGGCATAGAGCACATCAAGTCGCTCTTAATGAAGTGCGGCGtgccgcctcagcagcaggagaTGATATCCTTCTTGGGCAGGCACTGCTGCGTGCTGCCGGTGAAGTCGCACACCGTCCGCGTGCTGAACCGCCCCGCTGACTTTTACGAGGAGCTGAAAGCGCGTGTcatggcggcgcagcgctccaTCACACTCTCGGCCCTCTACATCGGTGATGGGCCCCTCTCGAGGGCCTTCGTAGCATGCTTGGAGGAGCGCGTGCGAtgggctgcagcaggcggacGCCCGTTCTCCATCACGATCTTGCTCGACTACAACCGCATGCAGGACCGAAAGAACTTGGTTTCACTGAAGACGCTGATGGAGCTGGCACAGCAGACGGCGAGCACGGCCTCGCTGCCCGTCGACGCAGCGATCGTGGGAGCGAGCGCGTCCTCTCCGACGACGCACTCGCCGTCCACGTTgggcagctcctccatcgtcGCAGACGGCGAGCGAGACGCcgaagaggacgaggtgGTCCGTGGCAACAGCTCAGATGACGCATCGTCCGCCACTACTAccaccgcagctgctgcgtcgacCGGGGTGAGAGTGCGTCTCTTCCTCTACCAGAACCCTAGCAAGTGGAATAGACTCTTCGCGCCCTTCGGGCGGGCCAAGGAGGTGCTCGGCGTGCAGCACACGAAGGTCTTTGTCTTCGACCAGCGCCACACCATCCTGACCGGGGCCAACCTCTCAGACGACTACTTCGCCACCCGCATGGATCGCTACATGATAGTGAAGGACAACGCCCTCGTCGCGCGGTGGTTCACGCAGCTTGTGCGCACGGCGAATCGCATGTCGCACCCTGTCGTCTGCCGCAAGGAGTTCGCGGAGCAGctcatcggcggcggcgacacctGTGCGAGTCGCACGCCTAACAAGCGTGGTGCGCTGGGGCATTCGTCTTCTGCCGCTTCGCCGTCCTCATgcatggcggcggcaaccgCGAACGGCTCCGCGCCAGAGCCGCTGCAATCTCCGTTACGTTGGGTGGTGGAGAAGGTGAGTCGCgcggtgtcgccgccgctgacatCGCTGGTGTCACAACGCGAGGGGTCGCCAACGCTGCATCGCAAGAGCAACCTCGTAATCTTGGCGAACGCGCTCCAGATGGACCCCTCCGTCGACACGGAGGCGTTCTGTGCGCGGGCcaacgcgctgctgcacgactTTGCCGCGTGGGCacggcggctgtgcgcggtggcgacggtCGACTGGAGCTGCTACGACACGTTTTTGTTTCCCACAGTGCAGGCAGGTCGTGCGGGGGTGTACCACGACAGCGTCATCgtgaagcagctgctgcggctctcCACCGCCGAGGATCATATCTTTCTGGCCTCGCCGTACCTGAACATGCACGCGTCCTTCGTGGACGAGGTGCTACACGGCACGAGCTACGTTGACTGCATCACGGCGAGTGTGCAGACGAACGGCTGGAACGGGCACAATGGCGTGGCCGGTCGCATCCCTCTCTTCtacctgcagctggagcgctCCTTCTATTATCTCATGAAGGCGTACAGCTGCCTGCGTCGGGTGCACATCCGCGAGTTTTCCGTGAAGGGTTTGACCTTCCACGCGAAGGGCTTGTGGTTCATgggccggcggtgctgcccagccgccgccgccgctgcctcccccccAGGCAAGGACGATGAGGGCGATGCTAGGCAGCATCACGACGGCCacggcgccgatgccgcggccgcagacCCGTGCCCACTGGAGAGCATCTCCGCTCCGTACCTCGTCGCGTACGGCAGCACCAACTACGGGTATCGTTCTGTTCACAAGGACGTCGAGGCGGAGGCGTTCCTGTTGACCACCAACGACGCACTGCgcgagacgctgcggcaggagCTGCTCTTTCTTCTGCAGCAGTCTGTCCCAGTCACGGAGGCGCAGTTTGTGGGCACGGCGATGGGCCGCTTCCAGCCTGTGATCTCGCTGCTCGCTCACCTCGGCCACGATTTCCTGTAA
- a CDS encoding putative protein kinase, with translation MSGSQLDSATAAATMTSTAVSSASAEPSPPTGSSSTAIMPSSLTALAQQQQQRLLVSSLLPCDGPLQYVDPTADGLPGASSSCDEEHNSCTRPDAAQHDRAVSMRVPHVTAHERSEHASNDPGPSPPFLPAAAARLGSRSADAAYATSHLDHDGAADCATSSSSTATASTTSMYAAETCVLRDTLPAPPMQDQPSSEGAVDATDTRHSSSSLVNAGSDATLAMTGIRSAAPSSLLKAQSISLQPKETARDAIDAVSRGSAGQQPSAGGCLTTMMTTATATNTTTAASELPRTMLPDTLSACTTVKGSETLSSQAGSLMLPLNDGAPPSCSTKAATAALSGPRREKRRPPSLFSSSPATTSLTVATRPVLITPAVGRQEDRSLATSVTQAASSVSQTNQPVHGQVQRPPAPLPRTPGVPSPLSSTIVSSVLPTHGNGGGEEAADGERLSTLAVRRDLHELAAARLPMNPAPYAPTHVKLPAVLPTTSPPLRSGRPAHPLVAQQHRAACESQGGLTGSSGASTAAHHSAAGAITSTAIAPVTTPSSATMSRYGSFQAGYASIAAAGGAVTPNATPLLSNNSLCGFANHCGAGSFGSGSAPAASLSTATSTAAANRLQPPSAARLSVTGTGGGGGGAAAGVVSPLSLSGAAATARTVRRRVPPPLLFRLRSPVGPAPPSAAVSANDTSGEMTSPGSAAPPSSASRTATSAAAAAASAGACSSVLTTPPLNSRSMGMTINSGSASDLASTMADRPARGSGCNPPATSAPSGPFARANGSVAQNLNTFSSSTRSGGLVRISHDRRTLVAGMFRVSRDGCLTVRNMLLLNPTRIDAGSATGGAAGPGGTCGSFMGSSTAGAGGGGSRSRPLQLLHPQRSATSYSPVSSNGGLVGRMQLLGPGGGGNDLGGGGGVGGGAGGLGPMTPNTTGSDWYSPHAYHGGGGGGSGNARNMHHSGGGGGGTNTTANASFTLFSTSMDTPFSPITYSMDSQRLALPSPFGAHHDRAGAAAGPPPQLLGTLCDDTAASHFLSASGSPRQQPQQHEGLLPGAHHVTETNASPTRSLGFGMMTGGAPAAAPLQQVATPNSTTTLGRPSGGSGGNICHAQRRCQASNGWLPGALGATNTASPPPPFATAGGTAGMLGAGAFTDTDTANSLLLPYVDIPTDRGGIASTTAGSCVGSPSGHTNPGGCRTTTTAATTMTAASPMMGGSGTTQNTSFPPLPPNVVWLRDLDILSTTCGEGASATVFVAIHKPTGRRLAVKRVDLSPLCLGCSSPFLRSGAVSSGRINQLQRIVIRELQVLHLTYRSPFMVKVYNAFFLAEVAALDIVMEFMHYGSLDHLADCLQQHARMVRGSQQERHRLLTGDDDHDDGDGDGGGRCGSAHGGSPPVPPLLCDAPEAPQVAEGSLKDASAAGVGRSGSGEGVAAADAEWRPSMTSTSPTLLDSQRTLAEWALPSAPRPCISRVLGTTGSSGVDSMVCDGGGVPCHPLTGGYKHIYDSNDSLLLDSYSVKSNCGTDDSESDDGSGLVEEPHGVTERLVAVVGEQLLRGVRDMHSRGYIHQDIKPGNVLVNEHGVVKLSDFGLSQRCDSNGVGIKNDMLTYMPPPSVAPTQSITPLQSPSLTALPLTGARGRRAPYAWRAQRGSIGAGISGQLGSVMVGTTPPEMGSSAEGLVFSTTNSLLAQRDGMDVLEAESTSSEESPGEWDGTRRGRSGLNPSSSSSDDAGDCCGTDKYMSPERQRGEPYGKPADIWAVGVTLAEFAVGEYPYDLKDVIDEFDRVSRMDKPVDVLQFNKHRAVPLGTVFADFCRLATLPTGSQRPTAQELLEHPFFKQWHRPFNLKDYLAARVPVPSNRLKEDYLAKQRERPPEGQQPAGPSG, from the coding sequence ATGTCCGGCTCACAGCTCgacagcgccaccgctgctgccaccatGACATCCACGGCCGTTTCTTCGGCGTCCGCtgagccgtcgccgccgaccGGGTCGTCATCAACCGCGATAATGCCGTCCTCCCTGacggcactggcgcagcaacaacagcagcggctgctcgTCTCATCACTGCTGCCATGTGACGGCCCTCTCCAATACGTAGACCCGACTGCTGATGGCCTACCTGGTGCCAGCTCATCATGCGATGAGGAACACAACAGTTGTACGCGGCCTGACGCCGCTCAGCATGACAGGGCTGTATCGATGCGGGTGCCCCATGTCACAGCGCACGAGCGCAGCGAACATGCCAGCAATGATCCCggcccttctccccctttccttcccgccgcagcagcgcggctggGGAGTCGAagtgccgacgccgcctACGCCACTTCGCACTTGGACCACGATGGCGCGGCAGACTGCGCAACGTCCTCTTCGAGCACCGCAACGGCGTCGACGACCTCCATGTACGCCGCTGAGACTTGCGTACTGAGAGACACACTGCCGGCTCCGCCCATGCAGGATCAGCCAAGCTCAGAGGGTGCCGTTGACGCTACCGACACGCGGCACAGCTCTTCGTCCCTTGTAAACGCGGGCAGTGACGCAACACTCGCCATGACTGGCATAAGGAGCGCGGCTCCTAGCTCGCTGCTCAAGGCGCAGTCGATCTCCCTGCAACCGAAGGAGACTGCAAGAGACGCTATAGATGCCGTATCGCGGGGCTCTGCAGGGCAGCAGCCCAGCGCAGGTGGGTGCCTGACAAcgatgatgacgacggccaccgccaccaacaccaccacagcagcaagCGAATTGCCTCGCACGATGCTGCCTGACACGCTGTCGGCGTGCACCACCGTGAAGGGGTCCGAGACGTTGTCATCTCAAGCGGGGTCGctgatgctgccgctgaacGATGGCGCGCCGCCGAGTTGCTCGACGAaggcggcaacagcggcccTGTCAGGGCCGCGCCGTGAGAAGCGACGCCCGCCATCACTCTTTTCAAGCTCGCCGGCGACGACTTCTCTGACCGTTGCCACGAGACCCGTGCTGATCACGCCAGCTGTCGGCAGACAAGAGGATCGATCACTCGCGACGTCAGTGACGCAGGCGGCCTCTTCTGTCTCTCAAACCAACCAGCCCGTGCACGGgcaggtgcagcggccgcctgcgcctctgccgcgcacACCTGGCGTACCCAGCCCACTATCTTCGACTATCGTCTCATCTGTGTTACCGACgcacggcaacggcggtggcgaggaggCCGCAGATGGAGAGCGACTAAGCACGCTTGCGGTCAGGCGAGACTTGCACGagttggcggcggcacggttGCCCATGAATCCCGCCCCCTACGCGCCTACGCACGTGAAGCTGCCGGCAGTCTTGCCCACAACATCACCGCCGCTCCGATCCGGCCGGCCGGCCCACCCTCTCGTtgctcagcagcaccgtGCCGCATGTGAAAGCCAAGGGGGCCTCAccggcagcagtggtgcaTCGACGGCGGCTCACCACAGCGCGGCGGGCGCCATCACCTCGACAGCCATCGCACCAGTTACGACGCCGTCGAGTGCGACAATGTCTCGCTACGGATCCTTTCAAGCCGGCTACGCttccatcgctgccgctggcggtgctgtcaCACCGAACGCGACACCGCTGTTAAGCAACAACAGCTTGTGCGGGTTCGCCAACcactgcggcgccggcagcttcggcagtggcagtgcgccagcggcgtcgctcagCACCGCGacctccaccgctgctgccaacCGACTTCAGCCGCCTTCGGCAGCGCGTCTATCGGTGACTGGCacgggtggtggcggtggtggcgctgctgccggggTCGTGTCACCACTTTCTCTGTCCggggctgctgcgactgctcgcacagtgcgccgccgcgtaccgccgccgttgctgttcCGTCTTCGCTCTCCGGTCggcccagcgccgcccagCGCTGCCGTCAGCGCGAACGATACAAGCGGTGAGATGACCTCTCCTGgatcagctgcgccgccctcttcaGCGAGCCGAACCGCCAcctcggctgccgctgctgctgccagcgctggtgcctgctcctcagtgCTGACCACCCCTCCGCTGAATTCGCGGTCCATGGGGATGACCAtaaacagcggcagcgcaagcgACTTGGCGAGCACGATGGCAGATCGACCCGCACGCGGAAGCGGCTGCAACCCCCCGGCCACATCCGCTCCATCGGGCCCGTTCGCCCGCGCCAATGGAAGCGTAGCCCAGAACCTGAACACCTTTTCCTCTAgcacccgcagcggcggcctcgtGCGCATCTCACACGATCGTCGCACCCTCGTCGCAGGGATGTTCCGCGTGTCGCGGGACGGCTGCCTCACGGTGCGTAACATGCTTCTTCTCAACCCGACCCGCAtcgacgccggcagcgccactggCGGCGCGGCCGGGCCAGGCGGCACCTGTGGCAGTTTtatgggcagcagcacagccggagctggcggtggtggcagcaggaGTCGACCActacagctgctgcacccgcaGCGATCTGCGACCAGCTACTCGCCCGtgagcagcaacggcggcctTGTGGGGCGCATGCAACTACTCGGtcccggcggcggcggcaatgACCtcgggggtggtgggggtgttggcggcggcgcaggtggaCTAGGCCCCATGACACCGAACACAACCGGCTCCGACTGGTACTCGCCCCATGCAtaccacggcggcggcggcggcgggtcGGGCAACGCGCGCAACATGCACcacagcggcggtggaggaggaggcaccAACACCACGGCGAACGCGTCTTTCACTCTCTTCTCTACTAGCATGGACACGCCCTTCAGCCCGATCACGTACTCGATGGACAGCCAGCGGCTGGCGCTCCCAAGCCCCTTCGGTGCGCACCACGATcgagccggtgctgccgctgggccaccgccgcagctcctgGGCACGCTGTGCGACGACACTGCGGCCTCTCACTTCCTCAGCGCGAGCGGCTCCCCACgtcagcagccgcagcagcatgaAGGCTTGCTGCCTGGCGCGCATCACGTGACAGAAACCAACGCTTCGCCTACCCGAAGCCTTGGCTTCGGCATGATGACCGGTGgtgcccctgctgctgcgccgctgcagcaggtcgCCACACCCAactccaccaccacactTGGGCGGCCTTctggcggcagtggtggcaaCATCtgccacgcgcagcggcggtgtcagGCGAGCAACGGTTGGCTGCCGGGGGCGCTTGGTGCCACGAACAcggcctcaccgccgcccccaTTCGCGACCGCAGGCGGCACAGCGGGCATGTTAGGCGCCGGTGCCTTTACAGACACCGACACAGCGAAcagcctgctgctgccctacGTCGATATACCAACCGATAGAGGCGGCATCGCCTCGACGACTGCCGGCAGCTGCGTGGGCAGCCCGTCCGGGCATACAAACCCTGGtggctgccgcaccaccacgacagcagcaacgacgaTGACGGCCGCCTCCCCGATGATGGGCGGATCAGGGACGACTCAGAATACGTCGttcccgccgctgccgccaaacGTGGTTTGGCTACGTGACCTCGACATCCTCTCGACGACTTGCGGTGAAGGCgcctcggcgacggtgtTCGTCGCGATACACAAGCCCACCGGCCGTCGCCTCGCCGTGAAGCGGGTGGACCTCTCCCCACTGTGCCTGGGCTGCTCCTCGCCGTTcctgcgcagcggtgccgtctCGAGCGGTCGCATCAACCAGCTTCAGCGCATTGTGATTCGcgagctgcaggtgctgcacctCACTTACCGCAGCCCATTCATGGTCAAAGTTTACAACGCCTTCTTCctcgccgaggtggcggcgctggacaTTGTGATGGAGTTCATGCACTACGGCAGCCTCGATCACCTCGCCGACTGCTTACAACAGCATGCGCGGATGGTGCGAGGGTCGCAACAAGAGCGTCACCGTCTGCTCACCGGCGACGATGATCATgacgacggtgacggtgacggcggcggccgctgcggcagtgcgcATGGTGGTAGCCCACCCGttccgcctctcctctgtgACGCTCCCGAGGCACCGCAGGTTGCTGAGGGCTCTCTGAAGGATGCCTCGGCGGCTGGCGTTGgcaggagcggcagtggcgaaggtgtcgccgccgccgacgccgagtGGCGTCCATCTATGACCAGCACCTCACCTACGCTGCTCGACTCTCAGCGTACTCTCGCAGAGTGGGCactgccgtcggcgccgaggcCGTGCATATCAAGAGTCCTCGGCACTACCGGTAGCAGCGGTGTGGACAGCATGGtatgcgacggcggcggtgtgccgtgccACCCCCTCACCGGCGGCTACAAGCACATCTACGACAGCAATGACAGCCTTCTGCTCGACTCGTACTCCGTGAAGAGCAACTGCGGCACAGACGACTCGGAGTcggacgacggcagcggtcTCGTCGAGGAACCCCATGGCGTCACAGAGCGCCTGGTCGCTGTTGTgggggagcagctgctgcgcggtgtCCGCGACATGCACTCCCGCGGCTACATCCATCAAGACATCAAGCCCGGTAACGTCCTTGTGAATGAGCACGGGGTCGTGAAGCTCAGCGACTTTGGGCtgtcgcagcgctgcgacagcaacggcgtCGGCATCAAGAACGACATGCTGACCTACATGCCACCCCCCTCcgtcgccccgacgcagTCTATCACGCCTCTGCAGTCACCGTCGCTTACTGCTTTGCCACTGACAGGCGCACGTGGCCGTCGCGCGCCGTACGCCTGGCGCGCTCAAcgcggcagcatcggcgcAGGCATCAGCGGACAGCTCGGCAGCGTCATGGTCGGCACGACCCCGCCCGAGATGGGGAGCTCCGCAGAGGGGTTGGTGTTCAGCACCACAAACAgcctgctggcgcagcgcgacgGCATGGAtgtgctggaggcggagtCAACATCGTCGGAGGAGAGCCCCGGCGAATGGGACGGTACCCGAAGGGGCAGAAGCGGGCTCAAcccatcgtcgtcgtcgtccgacgacgccggggactgctgcggcaccgacAAGTACATGAGCCccgagcgccagcgcggcgagcCGTACGGCAAGCCCGCTGACATCTGGGCCGTTGGCGTCACCCTCGCAGAGTTCGCGGTGGGCGAGTACCCCTATGACCTCAAGGACGTCATTGACGAGTTTGACCGCGTGTCGCGGATGGATAAGCCGGTGGATGTATTGCAGTTCAACAAGCACCGCGCTGTACCTCTGGGCACCGTCTTCGCGGACTTCTGCCGACTGGCAACACTGCCGACAGGTTCGCAgcggccgacggcgcaggagctgctcgagcacCCCTTCTTCAAGCAGTGGCACCGTCCGTTTAACCTCAAGGACTACCTCGCTGCCCGCGTGCCCGTGCCGTCGAACCGCCTGAAGGAGGACTACCttgcgaagcagcgcgagcgcccgccggaggggcagcagccggccGGGCCGTCGGGCTAA
- a CDS encoding homoserine dehydrogenase-like protein — MTVVRAALLGFGTVGQGIYKIVQQRREQLKQKLGGAELVIVKILVRDLRKRSRVLPDGYASDAKLFTNNIEDVFRADVQVIFEATVGEEPAFTYLQRAIVEHGCSVITANKVMFARYGATLQELAASCTPTSSFPATRVYVGFEATVAAGVPIIKTLQNMCHVQQVRKIEGIVNGTSNYILTELREYPEKSFEEVLKKSQELGYAEADPTNDISGHDAFMKLLVMVAIAFGHQPSRSTVPVTGIDTLTPEMLQDARAKGLRYRHVVSAAMEGAATSSCALKSSAAEGEEAQPRTPPLHERLTCSVKPMLLGPEHPLYHMDGTTSAVSVWTDYLGVVTISGPGAGMYCTASAMMEDYAVWMEAFRRP; from the coding sequence ATGACTGTCGTTCGCGCTGCCCTCCTCGGCTTTGGTACCGTCGGGCAAGGTATCTACAAGAtagtgcagcagcgccgtgagCAGCTCAAGCAGAAGCTTGGCGGCGCGGAGCTCGTCATCGTAAAAATTCTCGTGCGCGACCTGCGCAAAAGAAGTCGCGTCTTGCCGGACGGCTACGCGAGCGATGCGAAGTTGTTCACGAACAACATCGAAGACGTCTTCCGCGCTGACGTGCAGGTCATCTTCGAGGCGACTGTGGGCGAGGAGCCGGCTTTCACGTACCTACAGCGTGCCATTGTGGAGCATGGATGCTCGGTGATAACAGCGAACAAGGTGATGTTCGCCCGGTATGGCGCTACCCTGCAGGAGCTGGCCGCCTCGTGCACCCCGACATCGTCGTTTCCGGCGACGCGGGTGTATGTCGGCTTTGAGGCGACGGTTGCCGCCGGCGTCCCGATCATCAAGACGCTGCAGAACATGTGCCACGTCCAGCAAGTGCGCAAGATCGAGGGCATCGTCAACGGCACGAGCAACTACATCCtcacggagctgcgcgagtaCCCAGAGAAGTCGTTTGAAGAGGTGCTGAAGAAGTCGCAGGAGCTTGGCTACGCAGAGGCGGACCCCACCAACGATATCTCCGGGCACGATGCCTTCATGAAGCTTCTCGTGATGGTGGCCATCGCGTTCGGTCATCAGCCGAGCCGCTCGACCGTCCCGGTGACGGGCATCGACACTCTCACGCCGGAAATGCTGCAAGACGCGAGGGCGAAGGGGCTGCGCTACCGCCACGTGGTGAGCGCTGCGAtggagggggcggcgacgTCGTCTTGTGCACTCAAGtcgtcagcggcggagggagaagaggctCAGCCACGtacaccgccgctgcacgagcgTCTGACGTGCTCCGTCAAGCCGATGCTGCTGGGTCCGGAGCATCCGCTGTACCACATGGACGGCACGACGAGCgccgtgtctgtgtggaCGGACTACCTCGGCGTCGTGACCATCTCCGGCCCTGGGGCAGGCATGTACTGTACCGCCAGTGCCATGATGGAGGACTACGCGGTGTGGATGGAGGCGTTCCGTCGCCCGTAG
- a CDS encoding acetylornithine deacetylase-like protein — MASLQHVRDMLAKLVSFETVSARTNLPLIEYVQGYLAGCGVKHVTVMRSADGIHANLLATLPSAGGSVEGGLLLSGHTDVVPVDGQKWTSDPFVLTERDGNLYGRGSCDMKAFIAVCLALVPEWVCAPPRKPVQIALTYDEETTFDGVRQLMRERGSDLKKCEGCIIGEPTMLDLVIAHKGIFYSYITFKGKAAHSSLQTAGYNSIEPAMHVFQKLFEMRDRFAREGPFEEGFNITHTTLCPTLTTGGNAINTIPAECSLGFEFRNVPSHAASVIKKEIWDFVGAETERVKLACPEGGMEVVKCGEVEPFGGNKDASVVKALLAANPELPKVTKVSFCTEAGEYQAAGINSVVCGPGNIEQAHKANEFVSLEQLDKGLLVVRRVVQLMCGGSEASQL, encoded by the coding sequence ATGGCCTCCCTCCAACATGTGCGTGATATGCTGGCGAAGCTGGTTAGCTTTGAAACTGTGAGTGCGCGCACGAACCTGCCGCTGATCGAGTACGTGCAGGGGTACCTTGCAGGGTGCGGTGTGAAGCACGTGACGGTGATGCGGTCGGCGGACGGGATCCACGCAAACCTGTTGGCGACGCTGCCAAgcgcgggcggcagcgtggaAGGCGGGCTGCTCCTGAGCGGGCACACCGATGTTGTGCCAGTGGACGGGCAGAAGTGGACAAGTGACCCGTTCGTGCTGACGGAGCGCGACGGCAACCTTTACGGGCGCGGGTCGTGCGACATGAAGGCGTTCATTGCCGTGTGCCTTGCCCTTGTGCCGGAGTGGGTGTGCGCCCCGCCGCGGAAGCCCGTACAAATTGCGCTGACGTACGACGAGGAGACGACGTTCGACGGCGTACGGCAGCTGATGCGCGAGCGGGGAAGCGATCTGAAGAAGTGCGAGGGCTGCATCATCGGCGAGCCGACTATGCTCGACCTCGTGATTGCGCACAAGGGCATCTTCTACAGCTACATCACGTTCAAAGGCAAGGCTGCGCACTCTTCGCTGCAGACCGCTGGGTACAACTCCATCGAGCCTGCGATGCACGTGTTTCAGAAGCTTTTCGAGATGCGTGATCGCTTCGCCCGCGAGGGCCCCTTCGAGGAGGGCTTCAACATCACCCACACGACCCTCTGCCCGACTCTCACGACCGGCGGCAATGCAATAAACACGATCCCTGCAGAGTGCTCGCTGGGCTTCGAGTTCCGCAACGTGCCGTCTCACGCTGCATCTGTGATTAAGAAGGAGATCTGGGACTTTGTCGGCGCGGAGACGGAGCGCGTGAAGCTGGCGTGCCCGGAGGGGGGCATGGAGGTGGTGAAGTGCGGCGAAGTCGAGCCCTTTGGCGGCAACAAGGATGCGTCAGTCGTGAAGGCCCTCCTGGCTGCCAACCCTGAGCTGCCGAAGGTGACGAAGGTATCGTTCTGCACAGAGGCGGGCGAGTACCAGGCCGCTGGCATCAACTCCGTTGTGTGCGGCCCCGGCAACATTGAGCAGGCACACAAGGCAAACGAGTTCGTgtcgctggagcagctggacaAGGGCCTGTTGGTGGTTCGCCGCGTTGTGCAGCTGATGTGCGGCGGGAGTGAGGCGAGCCAGCTGTGA